The proteins below are encoded in one region of Populus alba chromosome 2, ASM523922v2, whole genome shotgun sequence:
- the LOC118062769 gene encoding glutathione S-transferase: MAEIIKVHGSALSTATQRVLACLHEKELEFEFIPVNMAVGEHKKEPFLALNPFGQVPAFEQGDLKLFESRAITQYIAHGYADKGTPLVIPGKQMATLSVWMEVEAHQFDPVASKLNWELLFKPMFGIPTDNAAVEENEAKLGKVLDIYESRLAQSKYLGGDVFTLADLHHLPNISGAMRTQVKKLFDSRPHVSAWVADITSRTAWAKVVAVNK, from the exons ATGGCAGAAATCATTAAAGTCCACGGAAGCGCCCTCTCAACAGCTACGCAACGAGTTTTGGCTTGCCTTCATGAGAAGGAGCTTGAGTTCGAGTTTATTCCTGTCAACATGGCGGTAGGGGAGCACAAGAAAGAGCCATTCCTTGCCCTCAAT CCATTTGGTCAAGTCCCAGCTTTTGAACAGGGAGATCTTAAGCTCTTCG AATCAAGGGCAATCACTCAATACATTGCCCACGGGTATGCAGACAAGGGGACTCCTCTTGTTATCCCAGGCAAGCAGATGGCAACATTATCAGTGTGGATGGAGGTTGAGGCTCACCAATTTGACCCAGTAGCTTCAAAGCTGAACTGGGAGCTACTTTTTAAGCCAATGTTTGGAATTCCCACAGATAATGCAGCGGTGGAGGAAAACGAGGCTAAGCTCGGTAAGGTTCTCGATATCTACGAGTCAAGGTTGGCTCAGTCCAAGTACTTGGGAGGCGATGTCTTCACCTTGGCTGATTTGCACCATCTCCCCAACATATCTGGCGCGATGAGGACACAGGTGAAGAAACTATTTGATTCTCGACCCCATGTTAGCGCCTGGGTAGCGGATATCACCTCGAGGACAGCTTGGGCCAAGGTCGTTGCCGTGAACAAGTAA
- the LOC118062768 gene encoding glutathione S-transferase F6, which translates to MARLKLHGSVVSTNTQRVLATLYEKEVEFELVNVNLGAGEHKQEPHISLNPFGLVPAAVDGDLKLFESRAISQYVAHQYGSKGTQLGAAGNGYATILVWQEVESHQFDPSASKLVWEQVFKPIFGLPTDAALVAATEVTLGKVLDVYEARLSQSKYLAGDCFTLADLHHLPNTQALLGTPSKKLFDSRPHVSAWVASITGRPAWGKVLALLPK; encoded by the exons ATGGCCCGTTTGAAACTCCATGGAAGCGTTGTATCAACCAACACACAGCGAGTTCTCGCAACCCTTTACGAGAAAGAGGTAGAATTTGAGCTTGTTAATGTCAATTTGGGAGCTGGGGAACACAAGCAAGAGCCCCATATTTCCCTCAAT CCATTTGGTCTAGTTCCAGCTGCTGTTGATGGAGATCTTAAGCTCTTTG AATCAAGAGCAATTTCACAGTATGTAGCCCACCAATATGGCAGCAAGGGGACTCAACTGGGCGCTGCAGGCAACGGGTATGCAACAATTTTGGTATGGCAAGAAGTGGAGTCTCACCAGTTCGACCCATCAGCTTCAAAACTGGTGTGGGAGCAAgtttttaaaccaatttttggGCTACCAACAGATGCAGCTCTAGTTGCCGCGACGGAGGTCACTCTCGGTAAGGTTCTTGATGTGTACGAGGCAAGACTGTCTCAATCCAAGTACCTCGCCGGTGACTGCTTCACCTTGGCCGATCTGCACCACCTCCCTAACACCCAGGCCTTGTTGGGGACTCCATCCAAGAAATTGTTCGATTCTCGCCCCCATGTTAGCGCATGGGTTGCCAGTATCACTGGAAGGCCAGCTTGGGGCAAGGTCCTCGCTTTGCTTCCCAAGTAA